In Sphingomonas sp. SORGH_AS_0950, the following are encoded in one genomic region:
- a CDS encoding SufE family protein, whose protein sequence is MSDLAEIRDEYEFLDADDRYRLLIDLGRALEPMPEALKTDATLVRGCSASVWVYPTKGDGEGLHFLADSNAAITKGIIALVLKTVQDRTPADILATDIEGELAPFDLKNQLSSNRTQGIPNMIALIRETAGRY, encoded by the coding sequence ATGTCCGACCTTGCCGAAATCCGCGACGAATATGAATTCCTCGACGCCGACGATCGCTATCGCCTGCTGATCGATCTCGGCCGCGCGCTGGAGCCGATGCCCGAGGCGTTGAAGACCGACGCGACGCTGGTGCGCGGATGCTCGGCCTCGGTCTGGGTCTATCCCACCAAGGGGGATGGCGAAGGGCTGCACTTTCTGGCGGACTCGAACGCGGCGATCACCAAGGGGATCATCGCCCTCGTCCTCAAGACGGTGCAGGACCGGACGCCCGCCGACATCCTGGCGACCGACATCGAGGGCGAGCTGGCACCGTTCGACCTGAAGAACCAGCTGAGTTCGAACCGGACGCAGGGGATTCCGAACATGATCGCGCTGATCCGGGAGACGGCGGGGCGGTATTGA
- a CDS encoding (2Fe-2S) ferredoxin domain-containing protein: MIRRAKADWEATVLICGKCSKKVGGGFGPKGKTPLAKALRRIFGKGRKASVGVIETKCLGLCPKNAVTLVDGRRPGEWLVVTPDEDVEAIAARLGQGA, from the coding sequence ATGATCCGCCGCGCCAAGGCGGATTGGGAAGCGACGGTCCTGATCTGCGGCAAATGCTCGAAGAAGGTCGGCGGTGGCTTCGGCCCCAAGGGCAAGACCCCGCTGGCCAAGGCGCTGCGGCGGATCTTCGGCAAGGGGCGCAAGGCCTCGGTCGGGGTGATCGAGACCAAGTGCCTGGGGCTGTGTCCGAAGAATGCGGTGACGCTGGTCGACGGACGGCGTCCGGGCGAATGGCTGGTCGTGACGCCGGACGAGGATGTCGAGGCGATCGCGGCGCGACTGGGGCAGGGGGCTTAG
- a CDS encoding J domain-containing protein translates to MARSSTRSNDWGFPRWRSYGAAREAKPVRICDRHGCDQPGNCPAPKSPNSPDRWYFCEAHAAEYNRGWDYFQGLSAEEAAAREASERRTSAGYAQSKHQAWAGPGDGTRSRDEMRALEALGLEADAEFDLIRATWRGLAKANHPDIRPNDPDAAKKFQQVQAAYEVLRAAEERRSWKPE, encoded by the coding sequence GTGGCGCGATCTTCTACCCGATCCAACGACTGGGGCTTTCCTCGCTGGCGCAGCTATGGCGCGGCGCGGGAGGCCAAGCCCGTGCGAATCTGCGACCGGCATGGCTGCGACCAGCCGGGCAATTGCCCCGCGCCCAAATCGCCCAACAGCCCCGACCGCTGGTATTTCTGCGAGGCGCATGCCGCCGAGTATAATCGCGGCTGGGACTATTTTCAGGGGCTGAGCGCCGAGGAGGCCGCCGCGCGAGAGGCGTCCGAACGGCGGACCAGCGCGGGCTATGCCCAGTCCAAGCATCAGGCCTGGGCCGGGCCGGGCGACGGCACCCGCTCGCGCGACGAGATGCGCGCGCTGGAGGCGCTGGGGCTGGAGGCGGATGCCGAGTTCGACCTGATCCGCGCGACCTGGCGGGGGCTGGCCAAGGCCAACCATCCCGACATCCGGCCCAACGATCCCGACGCGGCCAAGAAATTCCAGCAGGTCCAGGCCGCCTATGAGGTCCTGCGCGCCGCCGAGGAGCGGCGGAGCTGGAAGCCCGAATGA
- a CDS encoding SulP family inorganic anion transporter, which translates to MAERPSFLATARADVPASIVVALVALPLCLGVAVASGAPPFAGMIAGIVGGLVVGFLSKSPLSVAGPAAGLTVIVFEAIERLPSFQVFLLAVVLAGVLQLAFSFTRSGVLAEFVPSSVITGMLAAIGLILILKQIPHAIGYDGDFEGSFEYASRAGGNTFTDLWSSVSRDIAPGAVLIGAVSLAFLFWWDHAKPKQGPLRLLPGPLVVVVIGVVGNMILGAVRPDWQLAGSHLVRVPVAGSASEFVGQFQLPDFSAIGMGAVWTTAITLAIVASLESLLSVKAVDELDPRRRTTDKNWELMAQGGGNIVSGLLGGLPVTSVIVRSSANVDSGAESKLSTMLHATWLLISVALIPAVLNLIPLAALAAVLIATGYKLCKPKLFTERYKQGWSQFIPFIVTILAILRTDLLIGILIGLTVGFVFVVARNFRPALTYAYDDGDCLIRARRNLYFIHKYELQKALAKVPDGANLLIDLSSTSYVDLDNVDIINAFIKGADYRGITVIVRSDVAERTAPLIKAPSTGVRYA; encoded by the coding sequence GTGGCCGAGCGTCCTTCCTTCCTGGCCACCGCAAGAGCGGATGTGCCGGCCTCGATCGTGGTGGCGCTCGTCGCGCTGCCGCTATGCCTGGGCGTCGCCGTCGCCTCGGGCGCGCCGCCTTTCGCGGGGATGATCGCCGGGATCGTCGGCGGGCTGGTCGTCGGCTTCCTGTCCAAATCGCCGCTGTCGGTCGCGGGGCCCGCCGCAGGCCTGACCGTGATCGTGTTCGAGGCGATCGAGCGGCTGCCCAGTTTCCAGGTCTTCCTGCTGGCGGTGGTGCTGGCGGGCGTCCTCCAGCTCGCCTTTTCCTTCACGCGGTCGGGCGTGCTGGCCGAGTTCGTCCCCTCCTCGGTCATTACGGGCATGCTGGCGGCGATCGGCCTGATCCTGATCCTGAAGCAGATTCCCCATGCGATCGGCTATGACGGCGATTTCGAGGGCAGCTTCGAATATGCCAGCCGCGCGGGCGGCAACACCTTCACCGATCTGTGGTCCAGCGTCAGCCGCGACATCGCGCCCGGCGCGGTGCTGATCGGCGCGGTGTCGCTGGCCTTCCTGTTCTGGTGGGATCATGCCAAGCCCAAGCAGGGCCCGCTTCGCCTGCTCCCCGGTCCGCTGGTCGTGGTGGTAATCGGCGTGGTCGGCAACATGATCCTGGGCGCGGTGCGGCCCGACTGGCAGCTGGCGGGCAGTCATCTGGTCCGCGTGCCGGTCGCCGGCAGCGCGTCGGAATTTGTCGGCCAGTTCCAGCTGCCCGACTTCTCGGCGATCGGCATGGGCGCGGTGTGGACCACCGCGATCACGCTGGCGATCGTCGCCAGCCTGGAATCGCTGCTCAGCGTCAAGGCGGTGGACGAACTCGATCCGCGCCGTCGCACCACCGACAAGAACTGGGAGCTGATGGCGCAGGGCGGCGGCAACATCGTCTCGGGCCTGCTCGGCGGCCTGCCCGTCACCTCGGTGATCGTGCGGTCCTCGGCCAATGTCGATTCGGGCGCGGAGAGCAAGCTGTCGACGATGCTGCACGCCACCTGGCTGCTGATCTCGGTCGCGCTGATCCCGGCGGTGCTCAACCTGATCCCGCTGGCCGCGCTCGCCGCCGTGCTGATCGCCACCGGCTACAAGCTGTGCAAGCCCAAGCTGTTCACCGAGCGGTACAAGCAGGGGTGGAGCCAGTTCATCCCCTTCATCGTCACCATCCTGGCGATCCTGCGTACCGACCTGCTGATCGGGATCCTGATCGGCCTGACCGTCGGCTTCGTCTTCGTCGTGGCGCGCAATTTCCGCCCGGCGCTGACCTATGCCTATGACGATGGCGACTGCCTGATCCGCGCGCGGCGCAACCTGTACTTCATCCATAAGTACGAGTTGCAGAAGGCGCTGGCCAAGGTGCCGGACGGCGCCAATCTGCTGATCGACCTGTCCTCGACCTCCTATGTCGACCTGGACAATGTCGACATCATCAATGCCTTCATCAAGGGCGCCGATTATCGCGGGATCACCGTGATCGTGCGCAGCGACGTCGCCGAGCGGACCGCGCCGCTGATCAAGGCCCCATCGACCGGAGTGCGCTACGCATGA
- a CDS encoding carbonic anhydrase → MREYKQLLLANKAWATELLEEKVDFFQRQTVGQKPDFLWIGCSDSRVTPEQMTMTPPGGMFLHRNIANLVHDDDLNLLSVVQYAVDVLKVRHVILCGHHGCGGVLATLKGGTEGPVDQWLGNARDVLHRHREEIDAQPDEAAKVNRLVEVNVMEQLRHLARLDTIQKAFAEKRELWLHGWVYDIRDGHIKTLLEIDADTDLDGLERPDKVLV, encoded by the coding sequence ATGAGGGAATATAAGCAGCTGCTGCTCGCCAATAAGGCCTGGGCAACCGAACTGCTCGAGGAGAAGGTCGACTTCTTCCAGCGGCAGACCGTGGGGCAAAAGCCCGATTTCCTGTGGATCGGCTGTTCGGACAGCCGGGTGACGCCCGAGCAGATGACGATGACCCCGCCGGGGGGCATGTTCCTGCACCGCAACATCGCCAACCTCGTCCATGACGACGACCTGAACCTGTTGTCGGTGGTCCAATATGCGGTCGACGTGCTGAAGGTCCGCCATGTCATCCTGTGCGGCCATCATGGCTGTGGCGGGGTGCTGGCGACGCTGAAGGGCGGCACCGAGGGGCCGGTCGACCAATGGCTGGGCAATGCGCGCGACGTGCTCCACCGCCACCGCGAGGAAATCGACGCCCAGCCCGACGAGGCGGCCAAGGTCAACCGGCTGGTCGAGGTCAATGTCATGGAGCAGCTGCGCCATCTCGCCCGGCTGGACACCATCCAGAAGGCCTTTGCCGAGAAGCGCGAACTGTGGCTGCACGGCTGGGTCTATGACATTCGCGACGGGCATATCAAAACCCTGCTGGAGATCGACGCCGACACCGATCTTGACGGGCTGGAGCGGCCGGACAAGGTCCTGGTCTGA
- a CDS encoding N-acetylmuramoyl-L-alanine amidase: MTIVDTPSPNFDARQLPVTMIVLHYTGMQDAESAIARLRDPEAKVSCHYLVAEDGTVMRMVDEDKRAWHAGRSHWRAIEDVNSASIGIEIVNPGHDWGYRPFPDEQIAAVMELVADIQRRHGITRGNIVGHSDIAPARKRDPGELFPWGALARRRLALPRPTKNLMDPMWTEAGFCLALERFGYDVTDRMAAIMAFQRRFRPELIDGEIDAECRMILLALLLPRPQGDD, encoded by the coding sequence ATGACGATCGTCGATACGCCGTCACCCAATTTCGACGCGCGTCAACTGCCCGTAACGATGATCGTGTTGCACTATACCGGGATGCAGGACGCGGAATCGGCGATCGCCCGGCTGCGCGATCCGGAGGCCAAGGTGTCGTGCCATTATCTGGTGGCCGAGGACGGCACGGTGATGCGCATGGTCGACGAGGACAAGCGCGCCTGGCATGCGGGGCGGTCGCACTGGCGCGCGATCGAGGACGTCAATTCGGCGAGCATCGGGATCGAGATCGTCAATCCCGGCCATGACTGGGGCTATCGGCCCTTTCCCGACGAACAGATCGCGGCGGTGATGGAACTGGTCGCCGACATCCAGCGCCGCCACGGCATCACGCGCGGCAACATCGTCGGTCATTCGGATATCGCGCCTGCCCGCAAGCGCGATCCCGGCGAGCTGTTCCCCTGGGGCGCGCTGGCCCGGCGGCGGCTGGCGCTGCCGCGTCCGACCAAGAACCTGATGGACCCGATGTGGACCGAGGCGGGCTTCTGCCTGGCGCTGGAGCGGTTCGGCTATGACGTGACCGACCGGATGGCGGCGATCATGGCCTTCCAGCGGCGCTTCCGCCCCGAGCTGATCGACGGCGAGATCGATGCGGAGTGCCGGATGATCCTGCTCGCGCTGCTGCTGCCCAGGCCGCAGGGGGACGATTGA
- a CDS encoding protein-glutamate O-methyltransferase CheR translates to MMASVPHSPRAMPIRSNPAAEPASRQALTVLAALLEARTGQQIVSHRSTRVDTVLLPLMRERRLETLDQLVLALLDGRDPHLAGRVVDALINCETSFFRDQHVFDQIVEIVAEVERSGRRARIWSAGCSTGQEPLSLAMIFAERQQVSGAAMPEIVATDVCEAALARARSGCYTQFEVQRGLPIRHLVRWFEGRPNNEFAARPDLLRHIAFRHMNLVLDPPPGGAFDLVLCRNVMLYFSPDPKRRAFQTLAAAMRPSGGLILGAGETVIGQTDLFQLNPAGRGVYEKCDPDDPIRSL, encoded by the coding sequence ATGATGGCGTCCGTGCCCCACAGCCCCCGCGCGATGCCGATCCGCTCCAACCCCGCTGCCGAGCCCGCCTCCCGCCAGGCGCTGACCGTCCTGGCCGCGCTGCTCGAGGCGCGCACCGGGCAGCAGATCGTCAGCCACCGTTCGACCCGCGTGGACACCGTATTGCTGCCGCTGATGCGCGAACGGCGGCTGGAGACGCTGGACCAGCTGGTCCTCGCGCTGCTCGACGGGCGCGATCCGCATCTGGCGGGCCGTGTGGTCGATGCGCTGATCAATTGCGAGACGTCCTTCTTCCGCGACCAGCATGTCTTCGACCAGATCGTCGAGATCGTCGCCGAGGTGGAGCGCAGCGGCCGCCGCGCGCGGATCTGGAGTGCGGGCTGTTCGACCGGGCAGGAGCCCCTGTCGCTGGCGATGATCTTTGCCGAGCGTCAGCAGGTGAGCGGGGCGGCGATGCCCGAGATCGTCGCCACCGATGTCTGCGAGGCGGCGCTCGCCCGGGCGCGCAGCGGCTGCTACACCCAGTTCGAGGTGCAGCGCGGGCTGCCGATCCGGCATCTCGTCCGCTGGTTCGAAGGGCGGCCCAACAATGAATTCGCCGCGCGGCCCGACCTGCTGCGCCATATCGCCTTTCGCCACATGAACCTGGTGCTCGACCCGCCGCCGGGCGGCGCCTTCGATCTGGTGCTGTGCCGCAACGTCATGCTGTATTTCTCGCCCGACCCCAAGCGGCGCGCCTTCCAGACGCTGGCCGCCGCGATGCGGCCCTCGGGCGGACTGATCCTGGGCGCGGGCGAGACGGTGATCGGCCAGACCGACCTGTTCCAGCTCAATCCGGCCGGGCGCGGCGTTTACGAGAAATGCGATCCCGACGATCCCATAAGGAGCCTATGA
- the cheB gene encoding chemotaxis-specific protein-glutamate methyltransferase CheB yields MASFLQPDIAPRPASRILIVDDSAVARALIAGQIAGHDRFVLAGQSTHVEGALTFLAQNRVDIILLDVEMPGQDGISALPRMLAAGRGARIIIVSASTPQGGAATVQALAHGAADTLVKPLPQRLAEFGEILRHKLDALAGTGAGAGAGEGDASSPPAATAPIAPAPTRGTALPEMIGIGASTGGIHALAKLLERVPASMSVPIVVTQHLPASFMSYFAAQLAAVARRPCDIAEDRMRLRPGRILIAPGDAHVTFVGLPDGGASIRLKHDRASSGCLPSVDPMFASMAELWGSRAWGIVLTGMGRDGMEGARMLKAAGGRIIAQDQASSVVWGMPGAIVRRHLADQVLPPEAIGAMLAAGAAKAAQP; encoded by the coding sequence ATGGCGTCTTTCCTCCAACCCGATATCGCGCCGCGACCGGCCAGCCGCATCCTGATCGTCGACGATTCGGCGGTCGCGCGCGCGCTGATTGCCGGGCAGATCGCCGGGCATGACCGCTTCGTGCTCGCGGGGCAGTCGACCCATGTCGAAGGCGCGCTGACCTTTCTTGCCCAGAACCGGGTCGACATCATCCTGCTGGATGTCGAGATGCCCGGACAGGACGGCATCTCCGCCCTGCCGCGCATGCTGGCGGCGGGGCGTGGCGCGCGGATCATCATCGTCTCGGCCTCCACGCCCCAGGGCGGCGCGGCGACGGTGCAGGCGCTGGCGCACGGCGCGGCCGACACGCTGGTCAAGCCGCTGCCCCAGAGGCTGGCCGAGTTCGGCGAGATCCTGCGGCACAAGCTGGATGCGCTGGCCGGGACCGGGGCCGGAGCCGGGGCGGGGGAGGGCGACGCATCGTCGCCGCCCGCTGCCACAGCGCCGATCGCCCCGGCTCCGACACGGGGTACGGCGCTGCCCGAGATGATCGGGATCGGGGCGTCGACGGGCGGCATTCACGCGCTGGCCAAGCTGCTGGAACGGGTGCCCGCCAGCATGTCGGTGCCGATCGTCGTCACCCAGCACCTGCCCGCGTCCTTCATGTCCTATTTCGCCGCGCAGCTGGCGGCGGTGGCGCGTCGGCCCTGCGACATTGCCGAGGACCGGATGCGGTTGCGGCCGGGCCGGATCCTGATCGCGCCGGGCGATGCGCATGTCACCTTTGTCGGGCTGCCCGACGGCGGCGCGTCGATCCGGCTGAAGCATGACCGGGCGAGCAGCGGTTGCCTGCCATCGGTCGACCCGATGTTCGCCTCGATGGCGGAGCTGTGGGGCAGCCGGGCCTGGGGCATCGTGCTGACGGGCATGGGGCGTGACGGGATGGAGGGCGCGCGGATGTTGAAGGCGGCGGGGGGAAGGATCATCGCACAGGATCAGGCCAGTTCGGTCGTCTGGGGCATGCCCGGCGCGATCGTGCGCCGCCACCTGGCCGATCAGGTCCTGCCGCCTGAGGCGATAGGCGCGATGCTGGCTGCGGGCGCGGCCAAGGCAGCGCAGCCATGA
- a CDS encoding response regulator, whose amino-acid sequence MKTCLVVDDSKVIRKVARHILETLDLQVREAGDGREALDACLESVPDVVLLDWNMPVMSGMDFLRALREANLDRRPRIVFCTTENGMAHIRAAIDAGADEYIMKPFDRDTLESKLQLVGVI is encoded by the coding sequence ATGAAAACCTGTCTCGTCGTCGATGACTCCAAGGTGATCCGCAAGGTCGCCCGACATATATTGGAGACGCTGGACCTTCAGGTGCGCGAGGCGGGCGACGGGCGCGAGGCGCTGGACGCGTGCCTGGAATCGGTGCCCGACGTCGTCCTGCTCGACTGGAACATGCCGGTGATGAGCGGGATGGATTTCCTGCGCGCGCTGCGCGAGGCCAATCTGGACCGGCGGCCGCGCATCGTGTTCTGCACCACCGAAAACGGCATGGCGCATATCCGCGCGGCGATCGATGCCGGGGCGGACGAATATATCATGAAGCCGTTCGACCGCGACACGCTGGAGAGCAAGCTCCAGCTGGTCGGCGTCATCTGA
- a CDS encoding chemotaxis protein CheW — MPLFLIARIADQGVVFDADQVDSVVDIGEVVAVPRAEPSVRGLTALRSRVITVVDTRLALGLEPTADHIRRAVITRQDGHYYAMLVDALDDIETFETRPMPHAPPHEGRWSRAAGGMVVRDGEPLLVLDLARLVPPPAAAAA, encoded by the coding sequence ATGCCGCTGTTCCTGATCGCCCGCATCGCCGACCAGGGCGTGGTGTTCGATGCCGACCAAGTCGACTCGGTGGTCGATATCGGCGAGGTCGTGGCGGTGCCGCGTGCCGAGCCGTCGGTGCGCGGGCTGACCGCGCTGCGCAGCCGTGTCATCACCGTGGTCGACACCCGGCTGGCGCTGGGGCTGGAGCCGACCGCCGACCATATCCGCCGCGCGGTCATCACCCGGCAGGACGGCCATTATTACGCCATGCTGGTCGATGCGCTGGACGATATCGAGACGTTCGAGACGCGCCCGATGCCGCATGCGCCGCCGCATGAGGGACGCTGGTCGCGCGCGGCGGGCGGCATGGTGGTGCGCGACGGCGAGCCGCTGCTGGTGCTCGACCTGGCCCGGCTGGTCCCGCCGCCCGCGGCGGCGGCCGCCTGA
- a CDS encoding chemotaxis protein CheA → MDDLLQEFIAETRETLEALSGEIVAWEAAPADRARLDAIFRFVHTVKGSCGFLDLPRLARLSHAAEDVLAAARDGSRTPDTALVDAVLGIVDRIGAVVEAIATGTGLDDSDDDALIAALTRTETASVAPVAKVAVPSRAAPRSIRLNVDLLDRMMSGMSDMVLARNELARRLRDSVLDPRVEAALDRLSLTVADMRDTVTRTRMQKVDGLFSALPRMVRDTAAELGKAVALRIEGSDVDLDREMIEMMRDPLVHIIRNAIDHGIETPAERRRLGKPATGQICVAARQSGNQILIEIEDDGAGIDVARIAAKAVASGVHSAGEVAAMTAADKQKLVFEPGLSSRDTVSTMSGRGVGMDVVRANIEHVGGRVALDNRPGRGLAITIQVPLTLSIMSTIVVAVGDQRFAIARQSIEEIVKIRGDQVRIDPVGAVEVATVRGRRLPMLPLGRFLGVGPAEPMTLVIISTRDGDYALGVDDVLDTEEVVVKPAAPAVMGSGLYAGQTLPDSGLPMLLLDGGGLAQAAGLRFHREVIAASEDDADEAAIPALLFDDLDGCRRAMPLGAIDRVEKAEAAAVHHSGGRVRLVVGETTMPLHHVDARALDRATVGGEIEVLRLTDGEAECAYAIAAALEIIQLPADIAPSPGDGTVLGVAVWQGEPIEILDPLALFGGTASGVGDHGPLLCLLDGAGAAWMDRFLRPVLEANGYRCAVQAADNEVPAVRLMMEDEPLPEDASGAPVVRLRRERDAASDADSVYRYDRPALIAALASHARRGGR, encoded by the coding sequence ATGGACGATCTGCTGCAGGAATTCATCGCCGAGACGCGCGAGACGCTGGAGGCGCTGTCCGGCGAGATCGTGGCCTGGGAAGCGGCGCCCGCCGACCGGGCGCGGCTCGATGCGATCTTCCGCTTCGTCCATACCGTCAAGGGAAGCTGCGGCTTTCTGGACCTGCCGCGCCTTGCCCGGCTCAGCCATGCCGCCGAGGACGTGCTGGCGGCGGCGCGCGACGGCAGCCGGACGCCCGATACCGCGCTGGTCGATGCGGTGCTGGGGATCGTCGACCGGATCGGCGCGGTGGTCGAGGCGATCGCGACGGGGACCGGGCTGGACGATTCGGACGACGACGCGCTGATCGCCGCGCTGACCCGGACGGAAACCGCGTCCGTCGCCCCCGTCGCCAAGGTGGCGGTGCCGAGCCGCGCCGCACCGCGCAGCATCCGCCTGAACGTCGACCTGCTCGACCGGATGATGAGCGGCATGTCCGACATGGTGCTGGCGCGCAACGAACTCGCGCGGCGGCTTCGCGACTCCGTGCTCGACCCGCGGGTCGAGGCGGCGCTCGACCGGCTGTCGCTGACCGTCGCCGACATGCGCGACACGGTGACGCGGACGCGGATGCAGAAGGTCGACGGGCTGTTCTCCGCCCTGCCGCGCATGGTCCGCGACACCGCCGCCGAACTGGGCAAGGCGGTGGCGCTGCGCATCGAGGGGTCGGATGTCGACCTCGACCGCGAGATGATCGAGATGATGCGCGACCCGCTGGTCCACATCATCCGCAACGCGATCGACCATGGCATCGAGACCCCGGCCGAGCGTCGCCGGCTGGGCAAGCCGGCGACCGGGCAGATCTGCGTCGCCGCGCGCCAGTCGGGCAATCAGATCCTGATCGAGATCGAGGATGACGGCGCCGGGATCGACGTCGCACGCATCGCCGCCAAGGCGGTTGCGAGCGGCGTCCATAGCGCGGGCGAGGTCGCCGCGATGACCGCCGCCGACAAGCAGAAGCTGGTCTTCGAGCCGGGCCTGTCCAGCCGCGACACGGTGTCGACCATGTCGGGGCGCGGGGTCGGCATGGACGTGGTCCGCGCCAATATCGAGCATGTCGGCGGCCGCGTCGCGCTGGACAACCGGCCGGGCCGGGGGCTGGCGATCACCATCCAGGTGCCGCTGACCCTGTCGATCATGTCGACCATCGTCGTCGCGGTCGGCGATCAGCGTTTCGCCATCGCGCGCCAGTCGATCGAGGAGATCGTCAAGATTCGCGGCGATCAGGTCCGCATCGATCCGGTCGGCGCGGTCGAGGTCGCGACGGTGCGCGGACGGCGTCTGCCGATGCTGCCGCTGGGCCGCTTCCTGGGCGTCGGCCCCGCCGAGCCCATGACGCTGGTCATCATATCGACCCGCGACGGCGACTATGCGCTGGGGGTGGACGATGTGCTGGATACCGAGGAGGTGGTGGTCAAGCCCGCCGCCCCGGCGGTGATGGGCAGCGGCCTTTATGCCGGGCAGACGCTGCCCGACAGCGGCCTGCCGATGCTGCTGCTCGACGGCGGCGGGCTGGCGCAGGCGGCCGGGCTCCGTTTTCATCGCGAGGTCATCGCGGCGAGCGAGGACGATGCCGACGAAGCGGCGATCCCGGCGCTGTTGTTCGACGATCTGGATGGCTGCCGCCGCGCCATGCCGCTGGGCGCGATCGACCGGGTCGAAAAGGCGGAGGCGGCGGCGGTCCATCATTCGGGCGGCCGCGTCCGGCTGGTGGTGGGCGAGACGACGATGCCGCTGCACCATGTCGATGCCCGGGCGCTCGACCGCGCGACCGTCGGGGGCGAGATCGAGGTGCTGCGCCTGACCGATGGCGAGGCCGAATGCGCCTATGCGATCGCCGCCGCGCTGGAGATCATTCAGCTGCCCGCCGACATCGCCCCGTCGCCCGGGGACGGCACGGTGCTGGGCGTCGCGGTGTGGCAGGGCGAGCCGATCGAGATCCTCGACCCGCTGGCGCTGTTCGGCGGTACGGCGAGCGGGGTGGGCGACCATGGCCCGCTCCTCTGCCTGCTCGACGGCGCGGGGGCGGCCTGGATGGACCGTTTCCTGCGCCCGGTGCTGGAGGCCAATGGCTATCGCTGTGCGGTGCAGGCGGCGGACAACGAGGTTCCCGCGGTCCGCCTGATGATGGAGGACGAGCCCTTGCCCGAGGATGCCTCGGGCGCGCCGGTGGTGCGACTGCGGCGCGAGCGCGATGCGGCGTCCGATGCCGACAGCGTCTATCGCTATGACCGCCCCGCGCTGATCGCCGCGCTGGCCAGCCATGCGCGTCGGGGAGGCCGCTGA
- a CDS encoding histidine phosphotransferase family protein: MTVSPVDFASLLCSRLCHDLLSPVGALNNGLELLADETDPAMRERCMELLADSARASANKLKFFRLAFGAGGGFADRVDMGEAKAAIEGLLVDNRRTTLGWLVEQPSLPKPAVRILMNLTLIAAEALARGGTIDIGAEAGREAIEIAIRIEGPRILLDPEIRRTLMEGQGTEPLGSRTAPAFLVHTLTHEHGGMTLVHEPAPSTMILGAAIRAG; the protein is encoded by the coding sequence ATGACCGTCAGCCCGGTGGATTTCGCGAGCCTGTTGTGTTCGCGACTGTGCCACGATCTCCTGTCCCCGGTGGGGGCGCTCAATAACGGGCTGGAGCTGCTGGCCGACGAGACCGACCCCGCCATGCGCGAACGCTGCATGGAATTGCTGGCCGACAGCGCGCGCGCTTCGGCCAACAAGCTGAAATTCTTCCGCCTGGCCTTTGGCGCGGGCGGCGGCTTTGCCGACCGGGTCGACATGGGCGAAGCGAAGGCGGCGATCGAAGGGCTGCTGGTCGACAATCGCCGCACGACGCTGGGCTGGCTGGTCGAGCAGCCCAGCCTCCCCAAGCCTGCGGTGCGCATCCTGATGAACCTGACGCTGATCGCGGCCGAGGCGCTGGCGCGCGGCGGCACGATCGACATCGGGGCCGAGGCGGGGCGCGAGGCGATCGAGATCGCGATCCGGATTGAGGGGCCGCGCATCCTGCTCGACCCCGAAATCCGCCGCACGCTGATGGAGGGGCAGGGGACCGAGCCGCTCGGCTCGCGCACCGCGCCCGCATTCCTGGTCCATACGCTGACCCATGAACATGGCGGCATGACGCTGGTCCATGAGCCCGCGCCCAGCACGATGATCCTGGGGGCGGCCATCCGCGCGGGGTAA
- a CDS encoding M67 family metallopeptidase: MTVTISSDTLDFLLITAAASPDREVCGLLLGQGDRIDRVVPCTNVAAEPWHRFEIDPAALIAAHRAARGGGAAVIGHYHSHPTGLAEPSPRDAADAAPDGSIWLISGGGRVTAWRAVAAGERHGRFDPLALACA, encoded by the coding sequence ATGACCGTAACGATTTCAAGCGATACGCTGGACTTCCTGTTGATAACCGCCGCCGCTTCGCCCGATCGGGAGGTTTGCGGGCTGCTGCTGGGACAGGGGGATCGCATCGATCGGGTCGTGCCCTGTACCAATGTCGCGGCCGAGCCCTGGCATCGGTTCGAGATCGATCCGGCCGCATTGATCGCGGCGCACCGCGCGGCGCGGGGCGGCGGGGCGGCGGTGATCGGCCATTATCACTCGCACCCGACCGGGCTGGCCGAACCGTCGCCGCGCGACGCCGCCGATGCCGCGCCCGACGGCAGTATCTGGCTGATCTCGGGGGGCGGACGGGTCACCGCCTGGCGCGCGGTCGCGGCGGGTGAGCGCCATGGCCGGTTCGATCCGCTCGCACTTGCTTGCGCATAG